The genomic segment GGCTGCCAGGTGCGGTGGTTGGCGCGCAGGCGCTCCATGGTCCAGGCGAAGGCGACGCCGCCGAGCACCGCCATCGGAGGGATCACGAAGACGAAATGGCGGATGCCGTTGTAGAGCGCCGGGCGCTTCACCATCGCGATCGCGAGCGGCAGCGTCGCAGCCAGCGTCAGCATCAGGAGGATGGTCTTGCGGCGCGCCGGAACCTCGCGCCGCGGCAGCATGGCGAAGGTGCTGACGATGGCACCGCCCATCAGCACCAGCATCACCTCGGGCAGCTGCAGCGCGAACAGCGTCGGCAGATACGACCAGGGCATGTCGGGCACCGACACGATCGCGCCGTCGAACATCTCCTTCCATGGCTTCTCGAAGAAATGCGAGAAGTAGGTCAGCGCCTCGAAGGGATTGCCGGGCTCCATGATCGACCACGGCCAGATCAGGCCCATCACGAGGTAGCCGAGCACGAGGCCGGGCAGCAGCACATAGACGACATGGGCGAAGCGGCGAACCGACTCGCGCAGACCTTCGCTGCGCAATTCCTCCAGCAGCAGCGGCATGAACCCGACCGTGGCGTAGACCAAAGCGAGCCCGCCGAGAACGCGGCAGCCGAGCGAGAGGCCGGCCCCCAGGCCGACGATCAGGATCGTGCGCGGCGACGGCTGCGGATATTCCTCGGCGAGCCGCACGAGGCCGAGCATCAGGATGATCATGGCGACCGCGAAGGGCGCATCCTTCGGGTTCATGAACATGTGGCCGTAGAAGATCGGGCAGAGCGCGAGCAGGAGCAGCGCGGCGAGGCCTGCGAGCGGTCCGCCGATGCGGCGGCCGAGCCGCCACGTCACGGCAAGCCCGATCACGCCGACGATGGCACCGACCAGGCGGCGCGTCTCGAACAGCTCGAG from the Bradyrhizobium sp. WBAH42 genome contains:
- a CDS encoding glycosyltransferase family 39 protein; the protein is MTSITTSAIDTPSRRSVERTCDDLAMLVLAAVAVIAGLTFRDYGLGWDDYTHAEYADLLLRMFGSGFKDTAALSFANLYMYGGGFDMVAALLHKVIPLELFETRRLVGAIVGVIGLAVTWRLGRRIGGPLAGLAALLLLALCPIFYGHMFMNPKDAPFAVAMIILMLGLVRLAEEYPQPSPRTILIVGLGAGLSLGCRVLGGLALVYATVGFMPLLLEELRSEGLRESVRRFAHVVYVLLPGLVLGYLVMGLIWPWSIMEPGNPFEALTYFSHFFEKPWKEMFDGAIVSVPDMPWSYLPTLFALQLPEVMLVLMGGAIVSTFAMLPRREVPARRKTILLMLTLAATLPLAIAMVKRPALYNGIRHFVFVIPPMAVLGGVAFAWTMERLRANHRTWQPVVLATFCFGLALSLAEMIRLHPYQYTHFNHIAGTVRGADDRFMLDYWGLALKQASDGLREQLVERQEVPPSNRKWKVAVCGPQRPAQVALGPDFTIGWDSNAADFAMTLGEFYCKGLTAPVMVEIKRDDVVFARVYDIRGRGISSLLSIPAP